The Streptomyces sp. NBC_00440 genome contains a region encoding:
- a CDS encoding zinc-ribbon domain-containing protein, producing the protein MIIFGSRGYLYQLAILTLVCGQCGNPSAHTLRKRVTKFTLFFVPLFPFSTKYATQCTFCGVENRATKEQAEQLLAQSAGQPQGPQQGYGPPTPQQQGQNPYQR; encoded by the coding sequence ATGATCATTTTTGGCAGCAGAGGCTATCTCTACCAACTGGCCATACTGACGCTGGTGTGCGGACAGTGCGGGAACCCGTCCGCGCACACACTCCGTAAGCGCGTCACCAAGTTCACGCTGTTCTTCGTGCCGCTCTTCCCGTTCTCCACCAAGTACGCGACGCAGTGCACCTTCTGCGGTGTCGAGAACCGGGCGACCAAGGAGCAGGCCGAGCAGCTTCTCGCACAGAGCGCAGGCCAGCCGCAGGGCCCGCAGCAGGGATACGGCCCGCCCACGCCGCAGCAGCAGGGACAGAACCCGTACCAGCGGTGA
- a CDS encoding NERD domain-containing protein, with product MAELKVTPGRYQGRTRLYVTLPGGPAAAWYDRESGQVSLVLDEYRAEVLDALAPYLSGDPEVGPPPVPTPAELALLTLHPDDDLAPNRPGEALHAALAGIAVSRFRPAPRRAALDALTAQEALGAELDTLEGAGWRVLHSVPLPGGGHIGHLLIGPAGVLSVRTLYARKRTVRIADPLVAAGRGQPEPQLRWARHEAERAALALATAVRPVLGIVGAARVETAARGAGERGGPGASGARPGEEWLLRDGGQVGVRLLRDGEVGALAGLGGVLKPADIESLYATARDRRTWLRV from the coding sequence ATGGCGGAACTCAAGGTGACACCGGGGCGGTACCAGGGCCGGACGCGGCTGTACGTCACGCTGCCGGGAGGCCCGGCCGCTGCCTGGTACGACCGGGAATCGGGCCAGGTCAGCCTGGTGCTGGACGAGTACAGGGCCGAGGTGCTCGACGCCCTCGCGCCCTATCTGAGCGGGGACCCCGAGGTGGGCCCGCCGCCGGTCCCCACCCCGGCGGAACTCGCGCTGCTCACCCTGCACCCCGACGACGACCTCGCACCCAACCGGCCCGGCGAGGCGCTGCACGCCGCCCTGGCGGGGATCGCCGTCTCCCGTTTCCGGCCGGCTCCCCGGCGCGCCGCGCTCGACGCGCTCACCGCCCAGGAGGCGCTGGGGGCCGAGCTGGACACGCTGGAGGGCGCGGGGTGGCGGGTGCTGCACTCGGTGCCGCTGCCCGGCGGCGGGCATATCGGCCATCTCCTGATCGGCCCGGCCGGGGTGCTGTCCGTGCGGACGCTGTACGCCAGGAAGCGGACGGTCCGGATCGCGGATCCGCTGGTCGCGGCCGGGCGCGGACAGCCGGAACCACAGCTGCGCTGGGCCCGCCACGAGGCGGAGCGCGCGGCGCTGGCCCTGGCCACGGCGGTACGTCCGGTGCTCGGGATCGTCGGCGCGGCACGGGTGGAAACGGCGGCGCGGGGCGCCGGGGAACGCGGCGGCCCCGGCGCCTCCGGGGCCCGGCCGGGTGAGGAGTGGCTGCTGCGGGACGGCGGGCAGGTGGGCGTACGGCTGCTGCGGGACGGTGAGGTGGGCGCGCTGGCCGGGCTCGGCGGTGTACTGAAGCCGGCCGACATCGAGTCGCTGTACGCGACGGCCCGCGACCGGAGGACCTGGCTGCGGGTGTGA
- the ligD gene encoding non-homologous end-joining DNA ligase: protein MSPITEVEGRRLALTHLDKVLYPATGTTKGEVLHYCASTAGALLAHLHGRPVSFLRYPDGPGGQLFFTKNVPPGTPSWVHTAEVPRSRSRDARQVLVQDLASLMWAANLVVEFHTPQWQADAPALADRLVLDLDPGAPATAVECCTVALWLRERLSADGLTAYAKTSGSKGLHLLTPLEPTPSDDVSAYARTLAVEAEAALPDLALHRMKRALRPGKVFVDHSQNAAAKTTAAPYTVRARTEPTVSTPVTWEEIEGCAAPADLDFRIDDIGPRLRRYGDLLGPLINLNRARPLPRT from the coding sequence ATGTCCCCGATCACCGAGGTGGAGGGGCGGCGCCTGGCACTCACTCACCTCGACAAGGTCCTCTATCCGGCCACGGGCACCACGAAGGGCGAGGTCCTGCACTACTGCGCCAGCACGGCGGGGGCGCTCCTCGCCCATCTGCACGGCCGCCCGGTCTCCTTCCTGCGGTACCCGGACGGCCCCGGCGGCCAGCTGTTCTTCACCAAGAACGTGCCGCCGGGCACCCCTTCCTGGGTCCATACGGCGGAGGTGCCGCGCTCCAGGAGCAGGGACGCGCGCCAGGTGCTGGTGCAGGACCTGGCGAGCCTGATGTGGGCGGCCAATCTGGTGGTCGAGTTCCACACACCGCAGTGGCAGGCCGACGCACCGGCCCTCGCCGACCGGCTTGTCCTCGATCTGGACCCCGGGGCCCCGGCCACCGCCGTCGAGTGCTGCACGGTGGCGCTGTGGCTGCGTGAGCGGCTGTCGGCGGACGGGCTGACCGCGTACGCGAAGACCTCGGGCTCCAAGGGGCTCCATCTGCTGACGCCGCTGGAGCCGACGCCTTCGGACGACGTGTCGGCGTACGCCAGGACGCTCGCGGTCGAGGCCGAGGCCGCCCTGCCCGATCTGGCCCTGCACCGGATGAAGCGGGCGCTGCGGCCGGGCAAGGTCTTCGTGGACCACAGCCAGAACGCGGCGGCGAAGACCACGGCGGCGCCCTACACCGTGCGCGCACGGACCGAACCGACCGTCTCCACGCCGGTGACCTGGGAGGAGATCGAGGGGTGCGCGGCCCCCGCCGACCTGGACTTCAGGATCGACGACATCGGCCCCCGGCTCCGGCGGTACGGCGATCTGCTGGGCCCGCTGATCAACCTCAACCGGGCCAGGCCACTGCCCCGCACCTGA